A genome region from Arthrobacter sp. V1I9 includes the following:
- a CDS encoding metalloregulator ArsR/SmtB family transcription factor, with protein sequence MDAVFKALADPTRRDLLDELFREDGQTLGALEGRFDMTRFGIAKHLRILEEAGLVVARRRGREKLHFLNPVPIRLVHDRWVSKYAEPWAAGLSDLKSRLESPMEKIFEIYIKTTPERLWEAITDSEIRSKYQFGNTIQTDWTPGGRFTMNNLKAGAPLGEGENLEVDPPRRLVQTMRALWGDDVKAEGTSKITWDIEPVGDSCRLTVTHSDLREGANEQLYGGWPMILSGLKTWLETGEKLTTPGSLMYT encoded by the coding sequence ATGGATGCCGTGTTCAAGGCGCTCGCGGACCCCACCCGGCGGGACTTGCTGGACGAGCTCTTCCGGGAAGACGGGCAGACCCTCGGTGCTCTTGAAGGCCGCTTCGACATGACCCGGTTCGGGATCGCCAAGCACCTTCGGATCCTGGAGGAAGCCGGGCTGGTGGTGGCCCGCCGTCGGGGGCGTGAAAAGCTGCATTTCCTTAACCCGGTCCCTATCCGGCTCGTCCATGACCGCTGGGTGAGCAAATACGCAGAACCATGGGCCGCTGGCCTCAGCGACCTCAAATCCAGATTGGAAAGTCCCATGGAAAAAATCTTCGAGATCTACATCAAGACCACCCCGGAACGGCTCTGGGAAGCCATCACGGACAGCGAAATCCGCAGCAAGTACCAGTTCGGAAACACCATCCAAACCGACTGGACCCCGGGCGGGCGCTTCACTATGAACAACCTGAAGGCCGGCGCACCGCTTGGCGAAGGCGAGAACCTTGAGGTGGACCCGCCGCGCCGCCTCGTCCAGACCATGCGCGCGCTCTGGGGCGATGACGTCAAAGCCGAAGGAACCTCAAAGATCACGTGGGACATCGAACCGGTGGGTGATTCCTGCCGCCTCACCGTCACCCACAGCGACCTCCGCGAGGGCGCCAACGAACAGCTCTACGGCGGCTGGCCGATGATCCTTTCCGGCCTGAAGACCTGGCTGGAGACGGGCGAGAAACTCACCACGCCCGGCTCACTGATGTATACCTGA
- a CDS encoding GNAT family N-acetyltransferase yields the protein MSQITVRHNPGHQRFEILDAGNVIGKAAYKDYDGGASPQRIFYHTVINEEYGGQGLAGQLATAALDETVSAGFGIVPVCPYIKKFLTKHPEYEANTVRTAPAHLEFLDAALAARTR from the coding sequence TTGAGCCAGATCACCGTCCGCCACAACCCCGGCCACCAGCGCTTCGAAATCCTTGACGCCGGCAACGTGATCGGCAAGGCCGCGTACAAGGATTACGACGGCGGCGCCTCACCCCAGCGGATTTTCTACCACACCGTGATCAACGAGGAATACGGCGGGCAAGGTTTGGCGGGGCAGCTCGCCACGGCGGCTTTGGACGAGACGGTCAGTGCGGGGTTCGGAATCGTGCCGGTGTGCCCCTACATCAAGAAGTTCCTGACCAAGCACCCCGAATATGAGGCGAACACGGTTCGCACGGCCCCCGCCCACTTGGAATTCCTGGACGCCGCGCTCGCTGCCCGCACCCGCTAG
- a CDS encoding DUF6457 domain-containing protein has translation MAVSDEEAQVLDQWSNRLAQALQILDLDVDNELLLDLARKSAESVIHPAAPVTTFLVGYAAGLEVGTGSAGTREASSAAVSKAAGVAFGLCEDGHDGGPASRGWADTGQ, from the coding sequence ATGGCAGTCAGTGACGAAGAAGCACAGGTATTGGACCAGTGGAGCAACCGGCTGGCCCAGGCCCTGCAGATCCTGGACCTGGACGTGGACAACGAGCTGCTTCTTGATTTGGCCCGCAAGTCAGCCGAGTCCGTTATCCACCCGGCCGCGCCAGTCACCACGTTCCTGGTGGGCTATGCCGCCGGCCTGGAAGTCGGGACCGGCAGTGCCGGTACGCGGGAAGCGTCGAGCGCGGCCGTTTCCAAGGCCGCCGGCGTGGCTTTCGGGCTGTGCGAGGACGGACACGACGGCGGGCCCGCCAGCAGGGGCTGGGCGGACACCGGGCAATAG
- the fdhA gene encoding formaldehyde dehydrogenase, glutathione-independent gives MTGNKAVAYKAPGKVEVIDIDYPSFELKDGPGVNPANVGRPVNHGVILKTVATNICGSDQHMVRGRTTAPANLVLGHEITGEVVEVGRDVEFIKVGDLCSVPFNIACGRCRNCKERKTGICLNVNPDRPGSAYGYVDMGGWVGGQANYVLVPYADWNLLKFPDKDRAMEKILDLAMLSDIFPTGYHGAVSAGVGVGSTVYVAGAGPVGLAAATSAQLLGAAVVIVGDLNEDRLAQARSFGCETVDLTKGGPAEQIEQIIGVPEVDCGVDAVGFEARGQGHGRDAEEAPATVLNSLMDITAAGGALGIPGLYVTGDPGGIDEAAKKGALSLSLGTGWAKSLSFTTGQCPVMKYNRQLMMAILHDRVSIAKNVNAKPITLEEAPKGYAEFDAGAATKYVLNPNGYLS, from the coding sequence ATGACAGGGAACAAAGCCGTTGCCTATAAAGCGCCAGGCAAGGTTGAAGTAATCGACATCGACTACCCCAGCTTCGAACTCAAAGACGGGCCCGGCGTTAATCCCGCCAACGTTGGACGTCCGGTGAACCACGGCGTGATCCTCAAAACCGTGGCCACCAACATCTGCGGATCGGACCAGCACATGGTTCGCGGACGCACCACCGCACCGGCCAACCTGGTGCTGGGTCACGAGATCACCGGTGAAGTGGTGGAAGTGGGCCGCGACGTCGAATTCATTAAAGTCGGCGACCTCTGCTCGGTGCCGTTCAACATCGCCTGCGGGCGCTGCCGCAACTGCAAGGAACGCAAAACAGGTATCTGCCTGAACGTGAACCCGGACCGTCCGGGCAGCGCCTACGGATACGTGGATATGGGCGGCTGGGTGGGCGGCCAGGCGAATTATGTGCTGGTGCCCTACGCCGACTGGAACCTGCTGAAGTTCCCGGACAAGGACCGGGCCATGGAGAAGATCCTGGACCTGGCCATGCTCTCGGACATTTTCCCCACGGGCTACCATGGCGCCGTCAGCGCCGGGGTGGGTGTTGGTTCCACCGTATACGTAGCCGGGGCAGGTCCGGTGGGCCTTGCAGCGGCGACGAGCGCGCAGTTGCTGGGCGCCGCCGTCGTAATTGTGGGGGACCTCAACGAGGACCGGCTGGCGCAGGCCCGCAGCTTCGGCTGCGAAACGGTGGACCTCACCAAGGGAGGCCCAGCAGAGCAGATCGAACAGATCATCGGCGTACCGGAAGTGGATTGCGGCGTGGACGCAGTGGGCTTCGAGGCGCGCGGGCAGGGGCACGGCAGGGACGCCGAGGAGGCTCCGGCAACGGTGCTGAACTCGTTAATGGACATCACTGCGGCCGGCGGTGCCCTCGGCATCCCAGGCCTCTACGTCACCGGTGATCCGGGCGGGATTGACGAGGCCGCCAAGAAGGGCGCCCTGAGCCTCAGCCTGGGCACCGGCTGGGCCAAGTCGCTGAGCTTCACCACGGGGCAGTGCCCGGTGATGAAGTACAACCGGCAGCTGATGATGGCCATCCTGCATGACAGGGTGAGCATCGCGAAGAACGTTAACGCCAAGCCCATCACGCTGGAAGAAGCGCCGAAGGGCTACGCGGAGTTCGACGCCGGCGCAGCCACCAAGTACGTCCTTAACCCGAATGGGTACCTGAGCTAA
- a CDS encoding FdhF/YdeP family oxidoreductase, giving the protein MTRENPKVEEADESELEVTGHPKTWAAGVPGVYHSMQPALKHMGVDRSRKTLLALNQKDGFDCMSCAWPDPGHRKTFEFCENGAKAVTWEATPVVVSSEFWAEHPVSELRERSEYWLGMQGRLTEPVYKPAGADHYRPVSWDQAFGIIAEKLKSLPSPDQAAFYTSGRTSNEAAFLYQLFIRGYGTNNLPDCSNMCHESSGWAMGQTIGVGKATVSYNDFEKADLIIILGQNPGTNHPRMLTALEEAKEAGASIVAVNPLPEAGLMRYKNPQKVKGIIGHGTDLADQFLQIRLGGDMALLQAVSKRVLDAEAAAPGTVLDHQFLEDHCLGLEELQAHLATLDDAAVLEATGLRSEEIDELADRYLRAEKVIITWAMGITQHKKAVATIKEIVNLLLLRGNIGKPGAGASPIRGHSNVQGDRTMGIWEQMPPAFLDALGKEFSFEPPREHGADAVETIRQMRDGGIKVFIALGGNFVGAMSDTRAAETAMEHTELSVQISTKLNHSHAVTGAEALILPTMGRTEIDRQESGPQFVSVEDTVCAVHASHGTVEPVAPGLLSEVAIVCRLAQQVLGDRISADWAGFEKNYDLIREHISHVVVGCEDYNRKIRQDGGFVLPNGPRDSRTFNTPTGKAMLTVNELEHVERPAGTLILQTIRSHDQFNTTIYGHNDRYRGIKKGREVVFVNPADLTELGLADAQHVDIHGVYPDNVERVLRNYRVVSYPSARGCAAAYYPEANVLVPLESVAEGSQTPASKAVIVRLVPVPVLEEEPTAAG; this is encoded by the coding sequence GTGACGCGCGAAAACCCGAAGGTCGAAGAAGCCGACGAGTCCGAGCTTGAGGTGACGGGACATCCCAAAACCTGGGCCGCAGGAGTGCCCGGCGTCTACCACTCCATGCAGCCTGCGTTGAAGCACATGGGCGTGGACAGGTCGCGGAAAACCCTGCTGGCGCTGAACCAGAAGGACGGCTTTGACTGCATGAGCTGCGCCTGGCCGGACCCCGGCCACCGCAAGACGTTCGAATTCTGTGAGAACGGCGCAAAAGCAGTCACCTGGGAGGCCACCCCTGTGGTGGTCAGTTCGGAGTTCTGGGCCGAGCATCCCGTCAGTGAACTGCGGGAGCGGTCCGAGTACTGGCTGGGCATGCAGGGCCGCCTCACGGAGCCCGTGTACAAGCCCGCGGGCGCAGACCACTACCGGCCCGTGAGCTGGGATCAGGCATTCGGGATCATCGCGGAGAAACTCAAGTCCCTGCCCAGCCCGGACCAGGCAGCGTTTTACACCAGCGGCCGCACCTCGAACGAAGCCGCGTTCCTGTACCAGCTGTTTATCCGCGGGTACGGCACCAACAACCTGCCCGACTGCTCCAACATGTGCCACGAATCCTCGGGATGGGCAATGGGCCAGACCATCGGCGTCGGGAAGGCCACCGTCTCCTACAACGACTTCGAAAAAGCGGACCTCATCATCATCCTGGGCCAGAATCCCGGCACCAACCATCCGCGGATGCTCACCGCCCTCGAGGAAGCAAAGGAAGCCGGGGCCAGCATCGTGGCGGTCAACCCGCTGCCGGAGGCGGGCCTGATGCGTTACAAGAACCCGCAGAAGGTGAAGGGGATCATCGGCCACGGCACGGACTTGGCCGACCAGTTCCTCCAGATCCGGCTCGGCGGGGACATGGCGCTGCTGCAGGCCGTGTCCAAGCGGGTCCTGGACGCCGAGGCCGCAGCGCCGGGGACGGTGCTGGACCATCAGTTCCTCGAGGATCACTGCCTGGGGCTGGAGGAACTCCAGGCGCACCTTGCCACCCTGGACGACGCGGCCGTCCTTGAGGCCACTGGGCTGCGGTCCGAGGAGATCGACGAACTGGCAGACCGCTACCTGCGCGCGGAAAAGGTGATCATCACCTGGGCCATGGGCATCACACAGCACAAGAAAGCTGTCGCCACCATCAAGGAGATCGTCAACCTCCTGCTGCTCCGCGGAAACATCGGCAAACCCGGTGCCGGCGCCTCGCCCATCCGCGGACACAGCAACGTCCAAGGGGACCGCACGATGGGCATCTGGGAGCAGATGCCGCCGGCGTTCCTGGACGCGCTGGGCAAGGAATTCAGCTTTGAACCGCCCCGGGAGCACGGCGCGGACGCGGTGGAAACCATCCGGCAGATGCGCGACGGCGGCATCAAGGTGTTCATAGCCCTGGGCGGCAACTTCGTGGGTGCCATGTCAGATACGCGCGCAGCTGAAACGGCGATGGAACATACCGAGCTCTCAGTCCAGATCTCCACCAAGCTCAACCACTCGCACGCGGTAACCGGGGCAGAGGCTTTGATCCTGCCAACGATGGGGCGGACAGAGATCGACAGGCAGGAGTCAGGGCCGCAGTTCGTTTCGGTGGAGGACACGGTCTGCGCGGTGCACGCCTCCCACGGAACGGTGGAGCCTGTGGCGCCGGGGCTGCTGTCCGAGGTGGCCATCGTCTGCCGGCTGGCGCAGCAGGTGCTGGGGGACCGGATCTCCGCGGACTGGGCCGGTTTCGAAAAGAACTATGACCTGATCCGCGAGCACATCTCCCACGTGGTGGTGGGTTGTGAGGACTACAACCGGAAGATCCGGCAGGACGGCGGTTTTGTCCTTCCCAACGGGCCGCGCGACTCCCGCACCTTCAACACTCCCACCGGCAAGGCGATGCTCACCGTCAACGAACTGGAACACGTGGAACGGCCTGCAGGCACCCTGATCCTGCAGACCATCCGCTCGCACGACCAGTTCAACACCACCATCTACGGCCACAACGACCGGTACCGTGGCATCAAGAAGGGCCGCGAGGTGGTGTTTGTGAATCCGGCGGACCTCACCGAACTTGGACTTGCGGACGCCCAGCACGTGGACATCCACGGTGTGTACCCGGACAACGTGGAGCGGGTGCTCCGGAACTACCGGGTGGTGTCGTACCCGTCGGCGCGCGGGTGCGCGGCGGCCTACTACCCGGAGGCGAATGTCCTGGTGCCGCTGGAGAGCGTGGCAGAGGGAAGCCAGACGCCTGCGTCCAAGGCCGTGATCGTCCGGCTGGTGCCCGTTCCGGTCCTCGAAGAGGAGCCGACGGCGGCAGGGTAG
- a CDS encoding MFS transporter: MSNKPRTALAVAGLSLGTALNPLNSSMIAVALVVLRADFGLDVAAVTWVVTSFYLASAAGQPVMGRLADRFGPRRMFMLGMALVAVTCALAPLAPNFALLCVARAVMALGTATAYPSAVVMVGALAHRANVDSARPLGRLQMANTSAAAVGPVVGGLLVSFVGWEALFLVNVPLALAALLIVRQAAPKDEARERGSFAELIRDSDIPGILAFVTALLLVMMAALNVAPGYRWWMLGAGTVIGVLFAWRELRFNRPFLDLRLLGRNRPLMLVYLGFAVFSSVYYFVFFGLPQLLQEAGGYDPGVVGLLMLPLAAMSVVATPWAVKAMEKFGVRHVLIFGVVLLTAVAALMWLLTVTLVIPLVVVLTALMGIPYGTVSIATNQGMFVSTRAQERGVAAGIYQTCRYVGAIAATVMIGVFAAAGVDQESWARMVLAMLVLCLVTFGVCLLWRQRT; the protein is encoded by the coding sequence GTGAGCAACAAACCCCGGACTGCCCTGGCCGTCGCAGGCCTCAGCTTGGGCACGGCATTGAACCCGCTCAACTCCTCAATGATCGCCGTGGCCCTGGTGGTGCTCCGCGCCGACTTCGGGCTCGACGTAGCTGCCGTCACCTGGGTGGTTACCTCCTTCTACCTTGCCTCAGCCGCGGGCCAGCCCGTGATGGGCAGGCTCGCCGACAGGTTCGGACCGCGGCGGATGTTTATGCTCGGCATGGCACTGGTTGCCGTTACCTGCGCACTGGCACCGCTCGCGCCGAACTTCGCCCTGCTCTGCGTGGCCCGGGCCGTGATGGCACTTGGTACGGCCACCGCCTATCCCAGCGCGGTGGTAATGGTGGGAGCCCTTGCGCACCGGGCCAACGTGGACTCCGCCCGTCCGTTGGGCCGGCTCCAGATGGCCAACACGTCGGCGGCGGCAGTGGGGCCTGTGGTGGGTGGCCTGTTGGTGAGCTTTGTGGGCTGGGAAGCGCTGTTCCTGGTCAACGTTCCGCTGGCGCTCGCCGCGCTGCTGATCGTTCGGCAGGCCGCGCCAAAGGACGAAGCCCGGGAACGCGGCAGCTTTGCCGAGCTGATCCGGGACTCGGACATCCCCGGGATTCTGGCCTTCGTAACCGCACTGCTGCTGGTGATGATGGCGGCGCTGAACGTGGCGCCGGGCTACCGCTGGTGGATGCTGGGGGCTGGAACGGTGATCGGTGTGTTGTTCGCCTGGCGCGAGTTGCGCTTCAACCGGCCCTTCCTGGATCTGCGGCTGCTGGGACGCAACCGCCCCCTGATGCTGGTGTACTTGGGCTTCGCGGTGTTCAGCAGCGTCTATTACTTTGTCTTCTTCGGCCTGCCACAGCTGCTGCAGGAAGCGGGCGGTTACGATCCCGGCGTGGTGGGCCTGCTGATGCTGCCGCTCGCCGCGATGTCCGTCGTCGCCACGCCGTGGGCAGTCAAGGCTATGGAAAAGTTCGGCGTGCGCCACGTGCTGATATTCGGCGTCGTACTCTTGACCGCCGTGGCCGCGCTGATGTGGTTGCTCACCGTGACGCTGGTAATTCCGCTGGTGGTGGTGCTGACAGCGCTGATGGGTATCCCGTACGGAACGGTGAGCATCGCCACCAACCAGGGCATGTTTGTCTCCACCCGGGCGCAGGAGCGGGGAGTGGCGGCCGGTATCTACCAGACCTGCCGGTACGTGGGGGCAATTGCCGCCACCGTGATGATCGGCGTTTTCGCGGCCGCCGGCGTGGACCAGGAAAGCTGGGCGCGGATGGTGCTCGCCATGCTGGTCCTGTGTTTAGTGACGTTCGGTGTGTGCCTGCTGTGGCGGCAGCGGACCTAG